The following nucleotide sequence is from Zea mays cultivar B73 chromosome 1, Zm-B73-REFERENCE-NAM-5.0, whole genome shotgun sequence.
AGTGCACTTAACATATCGTCACCCAGCTTTTTGGTTCACGCAGTTTTGAACCACCCCAATAATAATCATGCCCCAGTGCCCCACGTATACACTAAAAAGTAAGAACCAGACCAGTTCACTCATTCTTCACCATTAAACCGACAGTTTTGGACCACCGCAATTGGCAAATCTGTTCAAGCAGAGGCTCTTGCCTATTACCTTATCCCACTCCTATTAATCTCGAAACATAGTGTCAGAGTCTTGGCCCTTTGCCTTTCCTAAAGAAGGGCCGCTTGTCGTCTACTGTTGTTTAACAGTTGAGCTATGATTTCTCAAGTGCGTTTGGTTTTACTGATCTTTTACTCTCCCTTTTTTGAGACTAGAGAGTGCTTCCCCACCTTTTACTATTTGGTTATAGGCTTTCACTGTTCACATGGACACTTATGGATTGAAATGATAAACTTGTGGGCGTCTTTTGGGGATGATGAGCCAAAGGAATATAGATTATCTCACTAACTCCTATATATGCTCCAAATCTGACACTACAGATCTAGTTATTTATGCTGGACACAGGCATGCATGTAAGCAAGATCTTGACAAAACAAGAATGATTCAGGAACCCAATCATAAACCTCCCCCAAATTGGTGTGTGTGACAATCTGTTTTATCCCGAGAGAAGATCTGTGAGGATGCAAGATAATAGTAGTTTCTTCCAAAGTTCCAACCATGGATCAGAATGATAATAGTGGTTGTATTGACGATGTTAACAAATCCTGATGATGATTCACAATCTTTAGAAAAAACATATTTATAGCTGACCAAAAGTCCAAAACTGATGTTTTAATTTTGAAGTTAATTAGGGGGACATGTACGTGCATTTGTAGGAAGAATGTTATGACATGCCAAACATTTTGATAATTATTGCTGAAGAGCGGAAAACAGTTTATCCTAATTTGTGAGCCCACACAGAGAAAAAGTAAAACGACACATCTTTATTGTTAATTAAACATCAAGGTACCCACTTCTCCATGTGAGCGCCACACAAGATAGTTAGGCATAAACCCATTCTTGCAAAGGTGATGCTCCAGTTCTTCGATCTTTCTCACATACTTAAAATTCCGACACTTGGTACACGGACACTTCACCACACGAGGTCCACCGGAAAATGCGAGATCCACGAATTGTTTTGCAACCCTAACCCATTCCTTTGAGTGACCTAGAGTCACGCTATTGAATCCATCATACATCGCCCTTCTTCTATTGTCATCCATTTGCAAAACTAAATAACCCAATGTATAAAAAAGTGTAAATACACATCATTAAgcatataaaataaataaaaaatgtgTAAACAAACATCATTAAGCATACAAACATAAATAAAAAAGTGTAAATAAACGTCATTAAGCCCTTCTTCTATTAGGAAGGATCACTAGACATAAAAAACATTTAACCAAACATTGAACCTAACATCGATTAATTTACAATGAACAAGAAATTATGCATCAATTGTAACAAATACCCAAAAATCATGCATCAAATTTTAACTAACAAACTAATTGTAATAATAtgcatcaaagaaagaagaaaaataCCTTCACGGATGCATCAATTGTAACAACTACCTAAAAATCATGCATGTAATTGTAACCTGATGTTACTTTTTTCATGCAACACTCTTTTCAATTCAATGACAGGTTATCTAAATTTAGTCCCTTACAAAATAATGCTCTTGGCTTATGATCCAGGGTGATTTATTCTACTTGACAATCGTAGAAGCTCCCATTCTGGGAAATTCCAAAGTTTGTTACAAAGGAGCAGTTTGTTACTGCTCCGCAGCAAGATTTGTTACTGCTCCGCAGCAAGATTTGCTTGTAAGTTCAAAGCATGGAGCAGGCAATAAGTCTGAGAAGGATAATTCCACATTTTTAGATAAAGATGGCAATGCTCTTGTTGTCAAAGAACAATCAATTGATGCCCATGCAAGCAAAAGTAGAGCTCAAAATGGAAAGACCATGCCTAATAATGGTGGATCTCTGGCTAACATGTGGGGTCGTGCATCAGCTAAACCTAAGCCTCCAAGTACCACTAATTCTACAGCTGTAGAAAGTGTTGCAGGTATCTCACTAATGGTCATATTTAATTCTCCGTGCTTTTCTTGTGTATAACTCTCAGCACACATCTAGTCATGTATATAAACCCTTCTAAGCATGCTACTGTAGATCTCATGCTGGTAATATGttcagctactcttgatgcacaaATATGTGCAAAGGAAGAAGTAGATGGAGATAGCAGCGATGATGAGCAGGGAATAAAGTACAAGGGGGAATCCACCAATGCAAATAACAGAAAGCGAAGAGCAGTATTTGATTTTTCGGATGATGAGGAAGTTGATAATATTATAAGCATTGCATCTCCTGAGGTACCAAAACAGCATACCCCAGACCCTGTTATTGAAACTGCTGAAGACACTAAAGTAAATCAAAAGAACTTGGAAAATAAAGATGATCTACCGAACACTGAAAAAGGTTCCTCAATGGGGGTGGATTCTGACTTCACTTCTGAATGTAAAACCAAAACTGTCAATACTATGAACCATTCTAGGATTACTTTAAAAGAAAATAGCAGCGATCCTCCTGTTAGTAACAAGAAACAGGATTCCGCAGTTGAGCCTGCCTCCACCGCACCGAAGAGAAGAAAGGTTTTCAAGACACGCATAGATGAGAGGGGAAGGGAAGGTAGTTATACTGAGCTCTGTAAAAGACACTAGGCATATCCAGTCTTTTATTTTTATGCCTACTAGACCTTGAAAATGATACTCCAATGTTGTATGTCATTATTCTACCTTTTACTGTATATAATGGACCTTGAAAATGATACTCCAATGCTGGAGTGAATCTGAACTAGAAGCATGCGTGGCTGTTTTCCCCCCTCTTGTGAGTGATTTTGGTATAGGTAGGATCAATGTTAACAAGTTGTCTAGTCAATCCTAGATTCCTAGTCGCAATATGACTGATCAGGTGACTAACTACAATTTGTCGTCGACCAGGTCTTAGTTGTCGTCATACATATATAGATTACCAAATATATACTAATATAATATATGTTCTAAGTACAAATCAAGCATGAATAAAGAAGAAAAATACCTTCAAGGAGACCGTCGAGGTGGTGATGGTCGAGGAGACGCCGAGGCCGAGCTTGGGCTGTGGTGCAGCGGCGCGGCGTTCTGGCGGCGGCGTGACGGCGAGCTGGGTGGTGGCGGCACCGAGGCCGACGAGATTGGGCAGGGCAGCGACGCGGCGAAGCTGGCGAAAAGAGGAGAAAGGGCGACGGGGCGGCGAGCCagggcggtggcgcggcggcgCTTTTTTGTTGCGGTGGCACAGTGAGCGAGAATGAGGCAGCAGGTGAGAGAGAGTCGCGTGTGGGTGGGTTAGGGGATTTAGGTTTTTttattaagttcgacggtgtccatatggcccacgaacttaacttaagaacgtgggtacccacgttcctaactcgttaagttcgacggttttggcCAGGGCGCACGAATttaaattaagaacgtgggtacccacgttcttaacataacccatgaacttaactcaagtaagaatgtcggtacccacgttcttaattttacccatgaacatttatcagtttcttgtagtgtaggtatgaagcagggatatgcatggacatgctttctcttctttTATACAAGATACGCAAGGAATGTAtacaaaaggaagatttaggtacatgagatgaagtagttttacccttttgtaccttcacgaagagacgctctcttcattgtgctttgtccttagtcttggatgcttaagaccta
It contains:
- the LOC103644394 gene encoding uncharacterized protein, yielding MIQGDLFYLTIVEAPILGNSKVCYKGAVCYCSAARFVTAPQQDLLVSSKHGAGNKSEKDNSTFLDKDGNALVVKEQSIDAHASKSRAQNGKTMPNNGGSLANMWGRASAKPKPPSTTNSTAVESVAATLDAQICAKEEVDGDSSDDEQGIKYKGESTNANNRKRRAVFDFSDDEEVDNIISIASPEVPKQHTPDPVIETAEDTKVNQKNLENKDDLPNTEKGSSMGVDSDFTSECKTKTVNTMNHSRITLKENSSDPPVSNKKQDSAVEPASTAPKRRKVFKTRIDERGREGSYTELCKRH